Proteins from a genomic interval of Candidatus Polarisedimenticolaceae bacterium:
- the uvrC gene encoding excinuclease ABC subunit UvrC — protein sequence SKLDALPDRPGVYRYYDAGGELLYVGKAKSLRSRVRSYFQPSAQHPPRTRALVESVADLEIIVVDTETEALILESNLIKKERPRFNVVLRDDKNFPYLKLSLEDTYPRVSLVRRARLDKNLYFGPFIPASLARRSMKMVPRYFQVATCNEVFDGKRRPCLYFHLDQCLAPCAGKTTPDEYGKAVQHARLFLEGRHKDLEASLASRMKEASDALEFEKAARLRDTLRTVEKLAVRQHIASVGLEEQDYFAHHAEGSQAALQLFQMRQGKVQARREFTFDEIDFEPASFYASVLAQYYADQEPPPEVYLPEAPADAELLERFLAGRRGGRVTLKVPERGVKKRFLELVRKNALLAFESRFRAAHAHGVEALESLAEVLGLDEPPFRIECFDISNIQGSDSVASMVVWEGGKPRKSDYRTFTIRSVSGPDDFASMAEAVTRRYRRLLEEDRRLPDLVLIDGGPGQLGAAVRALAIEGLPMLPIVSLAKREEEIFVQGEGEPIRLARSHPALQLLQRVRDEAHRFAVAAHRGKRSRRTIRTALTDVPGIGPATAKKLLRLFGSLDGVKGASDEALVRAAGAKAAAAIRAHFGATLYIPPP from the coding sequence TCCAAGCTCGACGCCCTCCCGGACCGCCCGGGGGTCTACCGCTACTACGACGCGGGCGGCGAGCTGCTCTACGTGGGCAAGGCCAAGTCGCTGCGCTCGAGGGTGCGCTCCTATTTCCAGCCCTCCGCGCAGCACCCGCCGCGCACGAGGGCGCTGGTCGAGTCGGTCGCCGACCTCGAGATCATCGTCGTCGACACGGAGACCGAGGCGCTGATCCTCGAGTCGAACCTCATCAAGAAGGAGCGGCCGCGTTTCAACGTCGTCCTTCGCGACGACAAGAACTTCCCCTACCTGAAGCTCTCGCTCGAGGACACCTACCCCCGGGTGTCGCTCGTGAGGCGCGCGCGGCTCGACAAGAACCTCTACTTCGGGCCGTTCATCCCGGCCTCGCTCGCGCGGCGCTCGATGAAGATGGTCCCGCGTTATTTCCAGGTCGCGACCTGCAACGAGGTCTTCGACGGCAAGCGCCGGCCCTGCCTCTACTTCCACCTCGACCAGTGCCTGGCCCCGTGCGCGGGGAAAACGACCCCCGACGAATACGGGAAGGCGGTTCAGCACGCGCGCCTTTTCCTGGAGGGGCGGCACAAGGACCTCGAGGCCTCGCTCGCGTCCCGGATGAAGGAGGCGTCGGACGCCCTGGAGTTCGAGAAGGCGGCGCGCCTGCGCGACACGCTGCGCACGGTCGAGAAACTCGCCGTCCGGCAGCACATCGCCTCGGTCGGGCTCGAGGAGCAGGACTACTTCGCCCACCACGCGGAGGGAAGCCAGGCGGCGCTGCAGCTCTTCCAGATGCGGCAGGGGAAGGTCCAGGCGCGGCGCGAGTTCACCTTCGACGAGATCGACTTCGAGCCCGCGTCGTTCTACGCGAGCGTGCTGGCGCAGTACTACGCCGACCAGGAGCCCCCGCCCGAGGTCTACCTCCCCGAGGCGCCGGCGGACGCGGAGCTCCTCGAGCGGTTCCTGGCGGGAAGGCGCGGCGGGCGGGTGACCCTCAAGGTCCCCGAGCGCGGGGTGAAGAAGCGGTTCCTCGAGCTCGTGCGCAAGAACGCCCTGCTCGCCTTCGAGTCGCGATTCCGCGCCGCCCACGCGCACGGGGTCGAGGCGCTCGAGTCGCTCGCCGAGGTCCTCGGCCTCGACGAGCCGCCGTTCCGGATCGAGTGTTTCGACATCTCCAACATCCAGGGGTCCGACTCGGTCGCGTCGATGGTGGTGTGGGAAGGGGGGAAGCCCAGGAAGTCCGACTACCGCACCTTCACGATCCGGAGCGTCTCCGGCCCCGACGACTTCGCGTCGATGGCCGAGGCGGTCACGAGACGCTACCGCCGCCTGCTCGAGGAGGACCGCCGCCTTCCCGACCTCGTCCTCATCGACGGCGGGCCGGGACAGCTCGGGGCGGCCGTGCGCGCCCTCGCGATCGAGGGGCTTCCGATGCTCCCGATCGTCTCCCTCGCCAAGAGGGAGGAGGAGATCTTCGTCCAGGGGGAAGGGGAGCCGATCCGCCTCGCCCGCTCGCACCCCGCCCTCCAGCTGCTCCAGCGCGTGCGCGACGAGGCCCACCGCTTCGCGGTCGCCGCCCACCGCGGCAAACGTTCCCGGCGGACGATCCGGACCGCGCTGACCGACGTCCCCGGGATCGGCCCCGCGACGGCGAAGAAGCTCCTCCGCCTGTTCGGGAGCCTGGACGGGGTGAAGGGGGCGAGCGACGAGGCCCTCGTCCGGGCGGCCGGGGCGAAGGCTGCGGCGGCGATCCGGGCGCATTTCGGAGCGACGCTCTATATTCCGCCGCCATGA
- a CDS encoding bifunctional glycosyltransferase/class I SAM-dependent methyltransferase produces MPTLSIVVPAYNERRTLLTILSRVLAVDLSAQGLRKEIVVVDDGSRDGTRETIEALGRDWRKVMGPALAKRGIDPGVMDRAEIRGILQPGNRGKGAALRRGFEEATGEYVVVQDADLEYDPQDYPRLLVPLLDGRADAVYGSRFLGEERRVLLYWHSIGNAVLTGFSNMVNDLNLTDMETCYKAFRRDVLRSIRLTSDRFGFEPEITAKLARMGFRIYEVPIRYAGRGYEAGKKITWKDGLEAFWCIVKFRLTGDVATAAGNETLEKIGQLRRFNLHMFERIRPWLGNRIVEAGAGHGNITNYLLNCGEVIATDLDDEGLRRLEEDFGVLDNCRVARWDMREPLPVDPGGPVDTIVCLNVLEHIDDEAAALSRAREVLAPAQGRVVILVPAHPSLFSPLDTALDHQRRYTKETLHAALERAGFLVEHVEWFNLLGLPGWWLNGRILKRDRLPSGQLGVFNLVSKFWLPIERMVPLPTGLSLIAVGKAVPKG; encoded by the coding sequence ATGCCGACCCTCTCCATCGTCGTCCCGGCCTACAACGAGCGGCGCACGCTGCTGACGATCCTCTCGCGCGTTCTGGCCGTCGATCTCTCCGCCCAGGGGCTTCGCAAGGAGATCGTGGTCGTGGACGACGGGTCGCGCGACGGGACGCGCGAGACGATCGAGGCGCTCGGCCGCGACTGGCGCAAGGTCATGGGGCCGGCGCTCGCCAAGCGCGGGATCGATCCGGGCGTGATGGACCGGGCCGAGATCCGGGGGATCCTCCAGCCCGGCAATCGCGGCAAGGGGGCGGCGCTCCGGCGCGGGTTCGAGGAGGCGACGGGGGAGTACGTCGTCGTCCAGGACGCCGACCTCGAATACGACCCGCAGGACTACCCGAGGCTTCTGGTCCCGCTCCTCGACGGGCGGGCCGACGCGGTCTACGGGAGCCGCTTCCTCGGCGAGGAGCGGCGCGTGCTCCTCTACTGGCACTCGATCGGCAACGCCGTGTTGACCGGCTTCTCCAACATGGTCAACGACCTCAACCTCACCGACATGGAGACCTGTTACAAGGCCTTCCGCCGCGACGTCCTGCGGTCGATCAGGCTCACGAGCGACCGTTTCGGCTTCGAGCCGGAGATCACCGCCAAGCTCGCGCGGATGGGGTTCCGCATCTACGAGGTGCCGATCCGCTACGCCGGGCGCGGGTACGAGGCGGGGAAGAAGATCACCTGGAAGGACGGGCTCGAGGCGTTCTGGTGCATCGTGAAGTTCCGCCTCACCGGCGACGTCGCGACCGCCGCCGGCAACGAGACCCTCGAGAAGATCGGCCAGCTCCGCCGTTTCAACCTGCACATGTTCGAGCGGATCCGCCCGTGGCTGGGGAACCGCATCGTCGAGGCCGGGGCGGGGCACGGGAACATCACGAACTACCTCCTCAACTGCGGCGAGGTGATCGCGACCGACCTCGACGACGAGGGGCTGCGGCGCCTGGAGGAGGACTTCGGCGTCCTCGACAACTGCCGCGTCGCGCGGTGGGACATGCGGGAGCCGCTCCCGGTCGATCCCGGCGGCCCGGTGGACACGATCGTCTGCCTCAACGTCCTCGAGCACATCGACGACGAGGCGGCGGCGTTGTCGCGGGCGCGCGAGGTTCTCGCGCCGGCGCAGGGGCGCGTGGTGATCCTCGTCCCCGCGCATCCGTCCCTGTTCTCCCCCCTCGACACCGCGCTCGACCACCAGCGGCGCTACACGAAGGAGACGCTCCACGCGGCCCTCGAGCGCGCCGGGTTCCTCGTCGAGCACGTGGAGTGGTTCAACCTGCTGGGGCTTCCCGGGTGGTGGCTCAACGGCCGCATCCTCAAGCGCGACCGGCTCCCTTCCGGGCAGCTGGGGGTGTTCAACCTCGTGTCGAAGTTCTGGCTGCCGATCGAGCGGATGGTGCCGCTCCCCACCGGTCTCTCGCTGATCGCGGTCGGGAAGGCCGTTCCGAAGGGCTGA
- a CDS encoding alpha/beta fold hydrolase, whose amino-acid sequence MSVVRRALLVLVVALIAGAGVVFARVWQATHPARAARADQAIALDLAKAEGVTFKAADGVELRGWFLEGTAGGPAVILCHDLGGSSAQMINLAIYLQKKGLHVLAFDFRGHGASAEAAATLGATEKRDVLGALDYLVARGGGAIDLRRVGVYGTGSGAHAAVLAAADRPVLRVLVLDGLWADAGQRLAREVYGRWSFGAKRLSFVPAAMLHAIAKSAPEDARADRAVAGLRGRDVLFVAPAGDSALAAAMEKMYASLPQTRDAEANLVTLPGTGTAGLYGAELERYHDRVGTFLGTRLASTR is encoded by the coding sequence ATGAGCGTCGTGCGTCGAGCGCTGCTCGTCCTCGTCGTCGCCCTGATCGCAGGGGCCGGTGTGGTCTTCGCGCGCGTCTGGCAGGCGACGCATCCGGCGCGCGCCGCCCGTGCCGACCAGGCGATCGCCCTCGACCTCGCGAAGGCCGAAGGGGTCACGTTCAAGGCCGCCGACGGCGTCGAGCTGCGCGGCTGGTTCCTCGAGGGTACGGCCGGGGGGCCCGCGGTCATCCTGTGCCACGACCTGGGCGGAAGCTCCGCGCAGATGATCAACCTCGCGATCTACCTCCAGAAGAAGGGGCTGCACGTCCTGGCCTTCGACTTCCGCGGCCACGGCGCGAGCGCCGAGGCCGCCGCGACGCTCGGCGCGACGGAGAAGCGGGACGTCCTGGGGGCCCTCGACTACCTGGTCGCGCGGGGGGGAGGCGCGATCGACCTGCGCCGGGTCGGCGTCTACGGAACCGGCTCGGGAGCGCACGCGGCGGTCCTCGCGGCGGCCGACCGCCCCGTGCTCCGCGTGCTCGTCCTCGACGGCCTCTGGGCCGACGCGGGGCAGAGGCTCGCGCGCGAGGTGTACGGGCGATGGTCTTTCGGGGCGAAGCGGTTGTCGTTCGTCCCGGCGGCGATGCTGCACGCGATCGCGAAGAGCGCCCCCGAGGACGCCCGGGCCGACCGCGCGGTCGCCGGCCTTCGGGGACGGGACGTGTTGTTCGTCGCCCCCGCGGGGGACAGCGCGCTCGCGGCCGCGATGGAGAAGATGTACGCGAGCCTCCCGCAGACGCGCGACGCGGAGGCCAACCTCGTGACGCTCCCGGGGACGGGGACGGCGGGGCTCTACGGCGCCGAGCTCGAGCGCTACCACGACCGGGTCGGGACCTTCCTCGGAACCCGGCTGGCCTCGACCCGCTGA
- a CDS encoding farnesyl diphosphate synthase: protein MAAPGTDDLPLWLAARKRRVEEAVAAAVPALGTPPASLHEGMRYTLLLPGKRLRGVVTLAACEALKGDAEEALPFAAAVEMVHASSLILDDLPSMDDATLRRGKPTLHRVVGEANAILAAVALLNHAFAVVARAAASKDRERVRAVEVLAFAIGAEGLVGGQVVDLESTGKRLDLDELEFIHSHKTGALFIAAAELGAIAAGARERDVEALRRYAKNLGLAFQITDDLLDYSGDPAKTGKDAGLDRDRTTFVNLSGIDGARRLNDELIDAAIAALEPLGKRGGRLASLAEMVRERDR, encoded by the coding sequence ATGGCCGCCCCCGGAACCGACGACCTCCCCCTCTGGCTCGCCGCGCGCAAGCGCCGCGTCGAGGAGGCGGTTGCCGCCGCGGTCCCCGCCCTCGGCACCCCCCCCGCGAGCCTTCACGAGGGGATGCGCTACACGCTGCTGCTCCCCGGAAAACGCCTGCGCGGGGTCGTGACCCTCGCCGCGTGCGAGGCGCTCAAGGGGGACGCGGAGGAGGCGCTGCCGTTCGCGGCGGCGGTCGAGATGGTGCACGCGTCCTCGCTCATCCTCGACGACCTGCCGTCGATGGACGACGCGACGCTGCGGCGCGGGAAACCCACGCTCCACCGCGTCGTGGGGGAGGCGAACGCGATCCTCGCCGCCGTGGCGCTGCTCAACCACGCCTTCGCGGTCGTCGCCCGGGCGGCGGCGAGCAAGGACCGCGAGCGGGTGCGCGCCGTCGAGGTCCTCGCCTTCGCGATCGGGGCGGAGGGGCTCGTGGGCGGCCAGGTCGTCGACCTCGAGTCGACCGGCAAGCGCCTCGATCTCGACGAGCTCGAGTTCATCCACAGCCACAAGACCGGCGCGCTCTTCATCGCCGCCGCCGAGCTCGGCGCGATCGCGGCGGGGGCGCGCGAGCGGGACGTGGAGGCGCTGCGCCGCTACGCCAAGAACCTCGGCCTCGCCTTCCAGATCACCGACGACCTGCTCGACTACAGCGGCGACCCGGCCAAGACGGGGAAGGACGCCGGCCTCGACCGCGACCGGACGACGTTCGTGAACCTCTCCGGGATCGACGGGGCGCGCCGCCTCAACGACGAGCTGATCGACGCCGCGATCGCCGCCCTCGAGCCGCTCGGGAAACGCGGCGGGCGCCTGGCCTCCCTCGCGGAGATGGTGCGGGAGCGGGATCGTTGA